One Salvelinus sp. IW2-2015 linkage group LG35, ASM291031v2, whole genome shotgun sequence DNA segment encodes these proteins:
- the LOC111958873 gene encoding desmin-like: protein MSRSPERISSYRRHFEDSSSSSSYQVRVSSPSPTRRVNRHQSASYSRSAGASGMQAQTMGRRTVSTSRNARMAGGNVGTMACVGYGNGAPVDLDASAAENKVFLSTRSGERQEMVVLNDRLAVYIEKVRSLEQQNKLLEMEIDGIQNRFVKPSGLRKLYEDQLRDLKRIADQMRMRGETRCLIHTTKLSWQRSLAGQLE from the exons ATGAGTCGCAGCCCTGAGAGGATTTCGTCCTACCGACGCCACTTTGAGGACAGCAGCAGCTCATCCTCCTACCAGGTTAGGGTGTCCAGCCCATCCCCGACCCGGAGGGTTAACCGCCACCAGTCAGCCAGCTACTCACGCAGTGCCGGAGCCAGCGGTATGCAGGCCCAGACCATGGGCAGAAGGACCGTCTCCACCTCACGCAACGCCCGTATGGCTGG CGGGAATGTGGGAACCATGGCGTGTGTGGGCTATGGCAACGGGGCCCCGGTGGACCTGGACGCATCTGCTGCGGAGAACAAAGTATTCCTCAGCACGCGCAGTGGTGAGCGGCAGGAGATGGTCGTACTGAACGACAGACTTGCTGTTTACATTGAGAAG GTTCGGTCCCTGGAGCAGCAGAACAAGCTGTTGGAGATGGAGATTGACGGCATCCAGAACCGGTTCGTGAAGCCGTCGGGCCTGCGCAAACTCTATGAGGATCAGCTGAGAGATCTGAAGAGGATTGCAGATCAGATGAGAATGCGCGGGGAGACAAGATGCTTAATCCACAC GACCAAGCTTAGCTGGCAAAGAAGCCTGGCAGGTCAACTGGAGTAA